The following proteins are encoded in a genomic region of Synergistaceae bacterium DZ-S4:
- a CDS encoding type II toxin-antitoxin system HicB family antitoxin — protein MNKKDFAIYPAIFEYAEDGITITFPDLPGCISCAESQEEALYMAKDVLGVFIAACESLGDTIPAPSKGSDIKTEPGHAVFMVDVWLPIYREEKRSGSVKKNVTIPVWLNSLAEKQKLNFSQILQAGIKASLGIQDR, from the coding sequence ATGAATAAAAAAGACTTTGCTATTTACCCGGCAATTTTTGAATATGCGGAAGACGGTATAACGATCACTTTTCCGGACCTTCCGGGATGTATCTCATGCGCAGAATCTCAGGAAGAAGCTCTTTATATGGCGAAAGACGTTCTTGGGGTTTTCATCGCCGCGTGCGAATCTCTCGGAGACACAATTCCTGCTCCATCAAAAGGATCAGATATCAAAACGGAGCCCGGTCATGCAGTTTTTATGGTAGACGTTTGGCTTCCCATTTACAGGGAAGAAAAGCGGTCGGGCAGTGTTAAGAAAAATGTAACAATACCGGTATGGCTGAACTCACTCGCAGAAAAACAAAAACTGAATTTCTCACAGATCCTTCAGGCAGGCATCAAAGCTTCGCTGGGCATACAGGACAGATAA
- a CDS encoding type II toxin-antitoxin system RelB/DinJ family antitoxin, protein MPESTMLRYRIDEDLKEEAEAVFKSMGLSPQSAIKLFYRQTVIRKKLPFQPVAEDPFYSEENQRVLLESVKQLIEGKGTPHELIEA, encoded by the coding sequence ATGCCTGAGTCAACAATGCTCCGTTATAGGATCGATGAGGATCTAAAAGAAGAAGCTGAAGCGGTATTCAAAAGCATGGGGCTAAGCCCGCAGTCGGCGATCAAGCTTTTTTACAGGCAGACTGTGATCAGGAAGAAGCTTCCGTTCCAGCCGGTCGCTGAGGATCCCTTTTACAGTGAAGAGAACCAGAGGGTTCTGCTCGAATCTGTTAAGCAGCTGATAGAAGGAAAAGGCACGCCCCATGAGCTTATAGAGGCGTGA
- a CDS encoding plasmid pRiA4b ORF-3 family protein: MSQHYVYSFYAELRDHKPKIWRRFEINGEKTMAELGYAIMLMFEMQASHLFCFRENSKENFLTYLRAVYPDEEKFNSFVEKIQIDEMEEFVKNIRYELPNENMFVSDDERLFEANKVKLSNVTDRPGWKAMFEYDYGDGWEIDLTLEKCEKQEVSLALLPRVLEGEGFGIIEDVGGVGGLENLAKVLKKGKGEEYEEFCEWLDSDSLDLEAFDIEDMNFRLKKLIRVYRESYEYHYEPTQKSLSLLLREYKGKGSRGY, from the coding sequence ATGTCACAACATTATGTTTACAGCTTCTATGCGGAACTCAGGGATCACAAGCCAAAGATTTGGCGGCGCTTTGAGATCAACGGTGAAAAGACAATGGCAGAACTTGGATACGCCATCATGTTGATGTTTGAAATGCAGGCAAGCCACTTATTCTGCTTCAGAGAAAATTCAAAAGAAAACTTCCTCACTTATCTCAGGGCGGTTTACCCTGATGAAGAAAAATTCAACTCATTTGTTGAAAAGATCCAGATCGATGAAATGGAAGAATTTGTTAAAAACATCCGTTACGAACTGCCGAACGAAAACATGTTTGTTTCGGATGATGAACGCTTGTTTGAGGCCAATAAGGTAAAGCTGAGTAATGTGACAGATCGTCCGGGATGGAAAGCCATGTTTGAATATGACTATGGTGACGGCTGGGAAATAGACCTGACCCTTGAAAAATGCGAAAAACAGGAGGTATCTCTGGCACTTTTACCCCGCGTACTTGAGGGTGAAGGCTTTGGCATTATTGAGGATGTAGGCGGAGTCGGAGGACTTGAAAATCTTGCGAAGGTCCTCAAAAAGGGTAAGGGCGAAGAGTACGAGGAATTCTGCGAGTGGCTCGACTCTGACAGTCTTGACCTGGAGGCATTCGATATCGAAGACATGAATTTCCGCCTGAAAAAACTCATCCGAGTTTACAGGGAATCTTATGAATACCATTACGAACCCACCCAAAAATCGCTTAGTCTCCTTTTAAGAGAGTACAAGGGCAAAGGATCAAGGGGATATTGA
- a CDS encoding DUF4125 family protein → MENIIESIIRMEWEFFDKVENEGGRASCQDNWETFSKMRRSQYMAWPEPLLESWKADLVRAGEEGRNPLTEKYGYMMCISDPEGNRETARRLPPVSQEKKDAVRRIVDRLIPQNETFRAKYPRVSGRGRPLKTSEESAAGWTSIETYELGELWTYSQKTLELFEVNLDTFKKEGRSYPETVVEYGLRLRGFKGLEEAEAILAKRG, encoded by the coding sequence ATGGAAAACATCATCGAGAGCATCATACGGATGGAATGGGAATTCTTCGACAAGGTCGAAAACGAAGGCGGACGCGCTTCCTGCCAGGACAATTGGGAGACCTTCAGCAAAATGCGCCGCAGCCAGTACATGGCATGGCCCGAGCCGCTCCTTGAAAGCTGGAAGGCAGACCTCGTCCGGGCCGGGGAAGAGGGGCGCAACCCCCTCACCGAGAAATACGGCTACATGATGTGCATCAGTGATCCGGAAGGCAACCGTGAGACAGCCCGCCGTCTTCCGCCCGTCTCACAGGAGAAAAAAGATGCTGTCCGCCGGATAGTCGACCGGCTGATCCCGCAGAACGAGACCTTCCGCGCGAAATATCCAAGAGTATCCGGCCGCGGCCGTCCTCTAAAGACATCCGAAGAATCCGCCGCCGGGTGGACCTCAATAGAGACCTACGAACTGGGCGAGCTCTGGACCTACTCGCAAAAGACCCTCGAACTCTTTGAGGTGAATCTTGACACCTTTAAAAAAGAAGGCAGAAGCTACCCCGAAACAGTAGTTGAATACGGCCTGAGGCTGAGAGGCTTCAAGGGCCTGGAAGAGGCGGAGGCTATCCTCGCGAAGAGGGGATAG
- a CDS encoding DUF4037 domain-containing protein — MQGLELSRKFYRECAAPAIAERFGERSCRVAAGLAGQGSDCLGYDDEISRDHDFGPGCCLWLTDEDFSAFGPELQKLYDSLPNEFMGFSRNTTPQGSPRIGVIQISRFYAQFTGCPDVPPNDVSWFRIPEHFLAAVTSGEVFYDDLGEFTRIRKGLLPCYPKDVLLKKLAARVFVMGQAGQYNYGRIIKRDDGPAAMLALDEFVRAALSAIHLLNKRYIPYYKWAFRSARALPRLVEAVRELDLLYSSSEADRQEIIESICGRIRVTLRDDGLSSISESFLVPQAEEIMKRIGSDYLKKLGVSVG; from the coding sequence TTGCAGGGGCTTGAACTCAGCCGAAAATTTTACAGAGAGTGCGCCGCTCCGGCGATAGCGGAGCGGTTCGGCGAACGGTCCTGCCGTGTGGCCGCCGGGCTTGCGGGGCAGGGATCCGACTGCCTCGGCTACGATGATGAGATCTCGCGGGATCACGACTTCGGCCCGGGCTGCTGCCTCTGGCTTACGGACGAGGACTTCTCAGCGTTTGGGCCGGAACTGCAGAAGCTCTACGACTCCCTTCCAAATGAATTCATGGGTTTTTCCCGCAATACAACGCCACAGGGTTCGCCCCGCATCGGAGTGATCCAAATAAGCCGTTTCTATGCACAGTTCACCGGATGCCCTGATGTCCCGCCAAACGACGTTTCATGGTTCCGCATACCGGAGCACTTCCTTGCCGCAGTCACAAGCGGGGAAGTTTTTTACGACGACCTTGGAGAATTCACAAGGATCCGCAAAGGTCTTCTTCCATGTTACCCAAAGGACGTGCTCTTAAAAAAGCTTGCCGCGCGAGTATTCGTCATGGGGCAGGCCGGGCAGTACAACTACGGAAGGATCATCAAGCGCGATGACGGCCCTGCCGCCATGCTGGCGCTTGATGAATTCGTCCGCGCCGCCCTTTCTGCAATACATCTCCTAAACAAACGCTACATTCCCTACTACAAATGGGCCTTCAGAAGCGCTCGTGCCCTGCCTCGCCTTGTGGAGGCCGTTCGGGAGCTCGACCTCCTCTATTCGTCTTCTGAGGCTGACCGGCAGGAGATCATTGAATCGATCTGCGGCCGCATCAGAGTTACCCTTCGGGATGACGGTCTCTCCTCCATCAGTGAATCCTTCCTTGTGCCACAGGCAGAAGAGATAATGAAGCGGATAGGGAGCGACTATCTCAAAAAACTCGGAGTATCGGTGGGATAA
- a CDS encoding tetratricopeptide repeat protein, whose amino-acid sequence MDIEKILLKYDEMIAKGELRAAAGYLEKKAAQCGEEGYSTSAITIFNELEGFWRVAGEKEKSYAAAEAALALIATCKMEGSIGHATTLLNYATAKTAFGEAKEALELYDRVEKIYDWQLPEDDYRYAGLYNNMAQSLLRVNDVKTAGEYFTKSLALLENMKKVESETATCHANLAICLMAQKNLEEAGENLKKSEELFASLPGDPHADSMLATRGQLEYMLGNYAEAAGYYRRAAENIEKRFGQNPYYARACRNCAKALEAAGNGEEAERWQHLADIALERR is encoded by the coding sequence ATGGACATTGAGAAAATACTTCTGAAATACGATGAAATGATCGCAAAGGGAGAGCTGCGGGCTGCCGCCGGATACCTTGAAAAGAAGGCGGCCCAGTGCGGTGAAGAGGGTTACAGCACCTCCGCCATAACCATATTCAACGAACTCGAGGGCTTCTGGCGAGTTGCCGGAGAGAAGGAAAAGAGCTATGCGGCCGCAGAGGCGGCGCTCGCCCTCATCGCTACCTGTAAAATGGAGGGAAGCATCGGGCACGCTACCACGCTTCTCAACTATGCCACAGCCAAGACCGCCTTCGGAGAGGCTAAAGAGGCACTCGAGCTTTATGACCGGGTGGAGAAGATATACGACTGGCAGCTCCCCGAGGACGACTACCGGTATGCCGGGTTATACAACAACATGGCCCAGTCCCTGCTGCGCGTAAACGACGTGAAGACGGCGGGTGAATATTTTACAAAGTCGCTTGCACTGCTTGAGAATATGAAAAAAGTGGAGTCCGAGACCGCCACCTGTCATGCCAACCTCGCGATATGCCTGATGGCCCAGAAAAATTTGGAAGAAGCAGGGGAGAATCTCAAAAAGTCAGAGGAGCTCTTTGCTTCGCTTCCAGGAGACCCTCATGCGGACAGCATGCTTGCTACGCGGGGGCAGCTTGAGTACATGCTCGGCAATTATGCCGAGGCAGCGGGATATTACAGAAGAGCTGCTGAAAACATCGAAAAACGATTCGGACAAAACCCATACTACGCCCGCGCCTGCAGGAACTGCGCTAAGGCCCTCGAAGCTGCAGGGAACGGGGAAGAGGCAGAACGCTGGCAGCACCTTGCCGACATCGCGCTTGAGCGGAGGTAG
- a CDS encoding mechanosensitive ion channel, with protein MDLDFTAVTQFFGKLTLSTLLPALIYLIGGLIISKLILSFLDRALNRSNVDVTLKSFFHTAVRLVLHFIIFMVVAGALGIQVTSLVAILSVAGLAISLSIQNLLSNVLSGLMLLSIKPFKVGDYVEVGGTGGTVKEIGFVHTKMLTIENIMIYIPNSDVSSSKITNYSTEDKRRFNLKINVSYECPPEKVRKVLLDYISAHPQVDRDPAPFVAVSDYKESSIEYVVRAWADNSIFWDVYWDLFNGLDDLFRKNGIAFTYPNLNVHVKQ; from the coding sequence ATGGACCTTGATTTTACTGCCGTGACGCAGTTCTTTGGGAAACTAACTCTCTCTACGCTCCTGCCCGCCCTTATATACCTTATCGGCGGACTGATAATATCGAAGCTTATCCTCTCGTTCCTCGATAGGGCACTGAACCGGTCCAACGTCGATGTGACCCTGAAAAGCTTCTTCCATACTGCGGTAAGGCTGGTGCTGCATTTCATCATCTTCATGGTGGTGGCCGGTGCGCTCGGGATCCAGGTCACATCACTTGTGGCAATACTGAGCGTTGCTGGACTTGCAATTTCGCTGTCGATACAGAACCTGCTCTCGAATGTCCTTTCGGGGCTGATGCTGCTTTCGATAAAGCCCTTCAAGGTAGGCGATTACGTTGAAGTCGGAGGCACAGGCGGAACTGTAAAAGAGATAGGCTTCGTACACACAAAAATGCTGACCATTGAAAACATAATGATTTATATCCCGAACAGTGACGTTTCAAGCAGCAAGATCACCAACTACAGCACTGAAGACAAGCGCAGGTTCAACCTTAAGATCAACGTCTCATACGAATGCCCGCCGGAAAAGGTGCGAAAGGTCCTGCTGGACTATATATCTGCCCATCCGCAGGTCGACAGGGATCCCGCTCCTTTTGTCGCCGTGAGCGACTACAAGGAGAGCTCCATCGAATACGTTGTGAGGGCCTGGGCGGACAACAGCATATTCTGGGACGTCTACTGGGACCTTTTCAACGGACTGGATGATCTGTTCAGGAAGAACGGCATAGCTTTTACATATCCCAATCTCAACGTCCACGTCAAACAGTGA
- a CDS encoding ABC transporter permease, with amino-acid sequence MADKNKGSMSLKNILANNAVPIIFIGLSVIAIPISGFSASYLIQEMLTRLARNSFLVLSLLIPILAGMGLNFGMVLGAMAGQIGLIFVTDWAVTGVYGMALAALIGTPIAVVLGYICGAVLNKAKGREMVTSYILGFFVNGVYQLIVLYTMGRVIPITNPQLVLSRGYGIRNAINLTGVRHVLDNLIPFRISGIDIPLATFIFIGMFCLFIVWFRKTKIGQDMRALGQDMKVAEEAGIPVERTRIIAILISTILACYGQIIFLQNIGTMNTYNSHEQAGMFAIAAILIGGASVSRATITNVFVGVILFHLMFVVSPMAGKELIGQAQLGEYFRVFVSYGIIALALVLHAWRRMRAKAEARRSLRGEE; translated from the coding sequence ATGGCGGACAAAAACAAAGGCTCGATGAGCCTCAAAAATATACTTGCCAACAACGCCGTCCCCATAATCTTCATCGGGCTCTCAGTGATAGCGATACCCATCTCCGGCTTCTCGGCGAGCTACCTGATACAGGAGATGCTGACAAGGCTTGCAAGGAACTCCTTCCTCGTCCTCTCCCTCCTTATACCTATACTGGCGGGAATGGGGCTGAACTTCGGAATGGTGCTCGGCGCCATGGCCGGGCAGATCGGCCTGATATTCGTGACGGACTGGGCAGTGACCGGCGTCTACGGGATGGCACTCGCAGCACTGATCGGGACCCCGATAGCGGTCGTCCTCGGGTACATATGCGGAGCCGTGCTCAACAAGGCCAAGGGCAGGGAGATGGTCACATCGTACATCCTGGGATTCTTCGTCAACGGAGTCTACCAGCTGATAGTCCTCTATACGATGGGCAGGGTCATCCCGATAACCAACCCGCAGCTTGTCCTTTCGAGGGGGTACGGCATCAGGAACGCCATTAACCTTACCGGGGTCAGGCACGTACTTGACAACCTGATCCCCTTCAGGATCTCCGGCATCGACATACCGCTTGCGACGTTCATTTTCATAGGTATGTTCTGCCTCTTCATAGTCTGGTTCAGGAAGACGAAGATCGGACAGGACATGAGGGCGCTCGGACAGGACATGAAGGTCGCCGAGGAGGCGGGCATACCCGTCGAAAGGACGAGGATAATCGCGATACTCATCTCGACGATCCTTGCCTGCTACGGACAGATAATATTCCTTCAGAACATCGGCACCATGAACACATACAACAGCCACGAGCAGGCAGGCATGTTCGCCATCGCCGCCATCCTCATCGGCGGAGCCTCGGTCAGCAGGGCCACGATCACGAACGTCTTTGTCGGGGTCATCCTCTTCCACCTCATGTTCGTAGTATCTCCGATGGCGGGCAAGGAGCTCATCGGACAGGCCCAGCTTGGCGAGTACTTCAGGGTATTCGTTTCCTACGGGATAATCGCGCTTGCGCTCGTCCTCCACGCATGGAGAAGGATGAGGGCAAAAGCGGAGGCCCGCAGGAGCCTGCGGGGGGAGGAGTAG
- a CDS encoding ABC transporter permease, whose amino-acid sequence MKEKLQLFIENAGWPRIIIGLFLLSLFIAAPFVGVRLDASLSDTLVRVGMNGVLVLAMVPMVQSGCGLNFGLPLGIIAGLLGAVTSIQIGVKGSIGFLIAMVIAVPLAVVFGWMYGQLLNRVKGDEMMIATYVGFSSVALMCMAWLLLPYTSPTMIWGYGGSGLRTTISVEGFWLNALSKHLHIQIGQFFYVPIGMYLFFGFMVFLVWGFFRTKTGTAITAVGSNPEFARASGIDVDKMRTISVILSTALGAIGILVYEQSFGFVQLYMGPFYMAFPAVAAILLGGASVNKASMMNVLVGTFLFQGILTMTPSVINSVMQTDMSEVIRIIVSNGMILYALTRKVMVKR is encoded by the coding sequence ATGAAAGAAAAACTGCAGTTGTTCATTGAAAACGCGGGATGGCCCAGGATAATAATAGGGCTCTTCCTGCTCTCGCTCTTCATAGCGGCTCCCTTCGTGGGGGTCCGCCTGGACGCATCGCTCTCCGACACCCTGGTGCGGGTCGGGATGAACGGGGTGCTAGTCCTTGCGATGGTCCCGATGGTCCAGTCGGGATGCGGACTCAACTTCGGACTTCCGCTCGGGATAATCGCGGGACTTCTAGGAGCCGTGACCTCCATCCAGATAGGCGTTAAGGGAAGCATTGGCTTCCTCATCGCGATGGTGATAGCGGTCCCGCTTGCTGTGGTTTTCGGCTGGATGTACGGACAGCTGCTGAACAGGGTCAAGGGAGACGAGATGATGATAGCCACCTACGTTGGTTTCTCATCCGTTGCTCTCATGTGCATGGCGTGGCTCCTCCTTCCTTACACCAGCCCGACGATGATATGGGGCTACGGAGGCTCCGGGCTCAGGACCACGATAAGCGTCGAGGGCTTCTGGCTCAATGCGCTCAGCAAGCATCTCCACATACAGATAGGACAGTTCTTCTACGTCCCGATAGGGATGTACCTCTTCTTCGGGTTTATGGTCTTCCTGGTCTGGGGATTCTTCCGGACAAAAACAGGCACTGCCATAACGGCAGTTGGCTCCAACCCTGAATTTGCAAGGGCATCCGGGATCGACGTAGACAAAATGCGCACGATCTCGGTGATCCTCTCAACAGCACTGGGCGCCATAGGGATACTCGTATACGAGCAGAGCTTCGGTTTCGTCCAGCTCTATATGGGCCCATTCTACATGGCCTTCCCGGCGGTCGCCGCGATACTCCTCGGCGGAGCTTCGGTCAACAAGGCCTCGATGATGAACGTCCTCGTCGGTACGTTCCTCTTCCAGGGTATACTCACGATGACGCCCTCGGTGATCAACAGCGTCATGCAGACAGACATGTCTGAGGTCATAAGGATCATAGTCAGCAACGGAATGATCCTGTACGCCCTCACCAGGAAAGTGATGGTGAAGAGATAA
- a CDS encoding sugar ABC transporter ATP-binding protein codes for MPEGVPLLKMENIGKEFFGNRVLSDVSFSLMPGEIMGLVGENGAGKSTLMNILFGMSVIQETGGYEGKILIDGEEKSFRDPFDALEAGIGMVHQEFSLIPGFTATENILLNRESMKYNPLVEVFGDRFKTLDRQDMQKRAERAIDTLGVALAHDTLISEMPVGHKQFTEIAREIDRQKTRLLVLDEPTAVLAESEATVLIDALKKLAAQGISIIFISHRLQEIIDLCDKLVVLRDGRVIQEAKTEETSVRQIASWMVGRQISGEPCADEEKERKCGDVILRTEHLWVDMPGETVRDVSIEVRRGEIFGLGGLAGQGKVGISNGIMGLYISGGKVFVRDKEIKLNDPSASLNEGMAFVSEDRRGVGLLLEEGIDWNITFTAMQVQEKFITKLLGGLVKWRDDKAVTKCTEDFIKALEIRCTGPKQRAVELSGGNQQKVCLAKAFAVAPEILFVSEPTRGIDVGAKKLVLDTLRRVNEETGTTIIMTSSELEELRCTCDRIAIINEGRVSGILPANSPAEEFGLLMLGHVGEGLIEPVSAGNGRC; via the coding sequence ATGCCCGAAGGAGTACCACTCCTGAAGATGGAGAACATCGGCAAAGAATTCTTCGGAAACAGAGTCCTCTCAGATGTCAGTTTTTCACTGATGCCGGGAGAAATAATGGGCCTGGTCGGTGAAAACGGAGCAGGCAAATCGACCCTGATGAACATCCTCTTCGGCATGTCGGTGATCCAGGAGACCGGCGGATACGAAGGGAAGATATTGATCGACGGGGAAGAGAAATCGTTCAGGGACCCCTTTGACGCGCTTGAAGCGGGGATAGGGATGGTCCACCAGGAATTTTCACTTATACCGGGATTCACTGCTACAGAGAACATCCTCCTTAACAGGGAATCAATGAAATACAACCCGCTTGTGGAGGTCTTCGGAGACAGGTTCAAGACACTTGACAGGCAGGACATGCAGAAAAGGGCTGAAAGGGCCATAGATACCCTCGGAGTGGCACTTGCCCACGACACCCTCATCAGCGAAATGCCCGTCGGACACAAACAGTTCACAGAGATAGCGCGGGAGATAGACAGGCAGAAGACAAGGCTCCTCGTCCTCGACGAGCCGACGGCAGTCCTTGCCGAATCGGAGGCTACGGTGCTGATAGATGCCCTAAAGAAGCTTGCTGCCCAGGGCATTTCCATAATATTCATCTCCCACAGGCTCCAGGAGATCATCGACCTATGCGACAAGCTTGTCGTTCTGAGGGACGGAAGAGTCATCCAGGAGGCCAAGACGGAGGAGACGAGTGTAAGGCAGATCGCGAGCTGGATGGTCGGCAGACAGATTTCAGGTGAACCATGTGCAGACGAAGAAAAAGAGAGAAAGTGCGGAGATGTCATCCTCAGAACAGAGCACCTATGGGTGGACATGCCCGGTGAGACAGTGAGAGATGTTTCCATAGAAGTCCGCCGGGGCGAGATATTCGGCCTCGGAGGACTTGCAGGCCAGGGCAAGGTTGGCATTTCAAACGGGATAATGGGCCTCTATATTTCCGGAGGCAAGGTCTTTGTAAGGGACAAGGAGATAAAGCTCAACGATCCCAGCGCCTCCCTCAACGAGGGAATGGCTTTCGTATCCGAGGACCGGAGGGGAGTGGGGCTGCTCCTTGAGGAGGGCATAGACTGGAACATTACCTTCACGGCGATGCAGGTCCAGGAGAAGTTCATCACAAAACTCCTCGGCGGGCTGGTCAAGTGGCGCGATGACAAGGCAGTTACAAAATGCACGGAAGATTTCATTAAGGCGCTGGAGATCCGTTGCACGGGACCTAAACAGAGGGCGGTCGAACTCTCCGGAGGAAACCAGCAGAAGGTATGTCTTGCAAAGGCCTTCGCAGTTGCGCCTGAGATACTCTTTGTCTCGGAACCTACGCGCGGAATAGATGTCGGAGCTAAAAAACTCGTTCTTGACACGCTTAGGAGAGTCAACGAAGAAACAGGGACGACAATAATAATGACTTCTTCGGAACTCGAAGAACTCAGGTGTACATGCGACAGGATAGCGATCATCAACGAGGGAAGGGTCTCGGGCATACTGCCGGCAAATTCTCCGGCAGAAGAGTTTGGGCTCCTTATGCTCGGACACGTCGGGGAAGGGCTCATCGAACCTGTCTCCGCAGGGAACGGCAGGTGCTGA
- a CDS encoding NAD(P)-dependent oxidoreductase: MRDKTILGFIGTGVMGSSMAGHLLAAGNEVHVYNRTKTKSDKLVEAGAVWEDSPAAVAAKCNVIFTIVGYPKDVEEIYLGKKGLIESAAEGSLLVDMTTSSPKLAAGIWEAGRKRGISVLDAPVTGGDRGAREAKLTILAGGEKEDFERALPYFRLMGTNIKHMGKAGCGQYTKLVNQITLAGTMTGMCEGLAFAKGCGLDRREVLEAISGGAAGSWSLTNYGPRILDCDFDPGFFVKHYIKDMKLAEEAADEIGLDLPALTLTRELYEEISEGGLGEAGTQSLYCLYDPEEE, encoded by the coding sequence ATGAGGGACAAAACGATTTTAGGATTCATCGGGACCGGGGTAATGGGATCGAGCATGGCGGGCCACCTGCTTGCGGCCGGCAACGAGGTCCATGTCTACAACAGGACGAAGACCAAGTCCGATAAACTTGTCGAAGCGGGAGCAGTCTGGGAGGACTCCCCCGCAGCAGTGGCAGCGAAATGCAATGTCATTTTCACGATAGTCGGATATCCGAAGGACGTCGAGGAAATATACCTCGGCAAAAAGGGGCTGATCGAGTCCGCTGCGGAAGGTTCGCTTTTGGTGGACATGACGACCTCCAGCCCGAAACTGGCGGCCGGGATATGGGAAGCCGGCAGGAAGAGGGGCATATCCGTACTGGACGCCCCCGTAACGGGAGGCGACAGGGGGGCAAGAGAGGCAAAGCTCACCATCCTTGCAGGCGGAGAAAAGGAAGACTTCGAACGCGCCCTCCCCTACTTCAGACTGATGGGGACAAACATAAAACACATGGGTAAGGCCGGGTGCGGACAGTACACTAAGCTGGTGAACCAGATCACCCTTGCGGGAACTATGACGGGAATGTGCGAAGGGCTGGCCTTCGCAAAGGGCTGCGGCCTGGACCGGAGAGAGGTCCTTGAAGCGATATCAGGAGGGGCCGCGGGCAGCTGGAGCCTCACGAACTACGGCCCCAGGATACTGGACTGCGACTTTGACCCTGGATTTTTCGTAAAACATTACATAAAGGACATGAAACTTGCCGAGGAGGCAGCCGATGAAATAGGACTGGACCTGCCCGCCCTCACCCTGACAAGGGAACTGTACGAGGAGATTTCGGAAGGGGGGCTTGGAGAAGCGGGTACCCAGTCATTATACTGCCTCTATGATCCGGAGGAAGAATGA
- a CDS encoding DUF3798 domain-containing protein has translation MSKKTLMIIGVVVVLALGFFMIQSAQKPAEQAQEPAKQEAAKAAFHIGIVTGTVSQSEDDLRGAELAIQKYGDVSTGGMIKHLTYPDNFMSEMETTIAQIAGLADDPDMKVVVVNQAIPGTAEGFRRIKEKRPDILCFAGEAHEDPNVISSVADLTINADFVSRGYLIIHTAKELGCDTFVHISFPRHMSYETLGRRRLIMEQACKDLGMKFVFETAPDPTSDVGVAGAQQFILEKTPAWVSKYGKNTAFFCTNDAHTEPLLKQLAANGGFFIEADLPSPLMGYPGAFGIDLAAEAGNWPVILEKVEKAVSDAGAAGRMGTWAFSYGYTNSVALAEFGKRIVEGTAKLDSKDDLMACYGEYTPGAKWNGNYYTDLGTGVTSKNHLLVYQDTYIFGKGFMNAASVEVPEKYGQIKMTK, from the coding sequence ATGTCAAAGAAAACTTTGATGATCATCGGTGTAGTTGTTGTGCTCGCGCTGGGCTTCTTCATGATCCAGTCGGCGCAGAAACCTGCAGAGCAGGCACAGGAACCGGCAAAGCAGGAAGCGGCAAAGGCAGCGTTCCACATTGGCATAGTCACAGGTACGGTCTCCCAGAGCGAAGATGACCTTCGCGGAGCTGAGCTCGCCATCCAGAAGTACGGCGATGTATCCACCGGCGGAATGATCAAGCATCTTACCTATCCCGACAACTTCATGTCAGAGATGGAGACGACGATCGCCCAGATCGCGGGACTTGCAGACGACCCCGATATGAAGGTCGTGGTAGTCAACCAGGCGATTCCCGGAACTGCTGAAGGTTTCCGCCGCATCAAGGAAAAACGCCCTGACATACTCTGCTTCGCGGGCGAAGCCCACGAAGACCCGAACGTTATCTCATCTGTCGCAGACCTTACGATCAACGCAGATTTCGTCTCCCGCGGCTATCTGATCATCCACACAGCCAAGGAACTCGGATGCGACACATTCGTCCACATATCCTTCCCCCGTCACATGAGCTACGAAACACTCGGAAGGCGCCGCCTCATCATGGAGCAGGCCTGCAAAGACCTCGGCATGAAGTTTGTATTTGAGACAGCTCCCGACCCGACCAGCGATGTAGGCGTGGCGGGCGCGCAGCAGTTCATCCTTGAAAAGACACCGGCATGGGTAAGCAAGTACGGAAAGAACACCGCGTTTTTCTGCACGAACGACGCCCACACAGAACCGCTTCTCAAGCAGCTTGCCGCAAACGGCGGATTCTTCATCGAAGCCGACCTTCCCTCACCCCTTATGGGTTATCCGGGAGCATTCGGCATCGACCTTGCAGCTGAAGCAGGAAACTGGCCGGTCATCCTTGAAAAGGTCGAAAAGGCAGTTTCTGATGCAGGCGCGGCGGGCCGCATGGGGACATGGGCCTTCTCGTACGGCTACACCAACAGCGTTGCACTTGCAGAGTTCGGCAAGAGGATAGTTGAAGGAACAGCGAAGCTTGACAGCAAGGACGACCTGATGGCCTGCTACGGCGAGTACACGCCGGGAGCCAAGTGGAACGGGAACTACTATACAGACCTCGGTACGGGCGTGACAAGCAAAAACCATCTGCTTGTCTATCAGGATACCTACATCTTCGGCAAGGGATTCATGAACGCCGCATCTGTCGAGGTCCCTGAGAAATACGGACAGATAAAGATGACGAAGTAA